One Cryobacterium psychrophilum DNA segment encodes these proteins:
- a CDS encoding zinc-binding dehydrogenase, with translation MKAVYFEEFGELPVVREVLEPLLSAAGVIVRVEATGLCRSDWHGWIGHDADIALPHVPGHELVGVIDAIGPLVRRFRVGQRVTVPFVCACGECPECDSGNGQVCRNQTQPGFTHWGSYAERVALHHADFNLVAVPDDLDAGAAALLGCRFATSYRGLVHQARLQADETLVVVGCGGVGLSAVMIGRALGSTVIAVDISSAALEAATRVGATHTVNSAGLDDADVIERIRELTPEGAGAEVTVEALGHANTVSIAIRSLAIRGRHVQIGLLDEDPRLPLGLVIARELTILGSHGMPTRDYPALLGLVVNGRLRPQDLITRRIPLSEAPEALAAMSSPTADAGVTLIEVAPAT, from the coding sequence ATGAAAGCGGTCTATTTCGAGGAATTCGGCGAACTGCCGGTCGTACGCGAGGTACTAGAGCCCCTGTTGAGCGCCGCGGGGGTGATCGTGCGGGTCGAGGCCACGGGACTGTGCCGCAGTGACTGGCACGGCTGGATCGGCCACGACGCCGACATCGCGCTGCCGCACGTTCCCGGACACGAACTCGTGGGCGTCATCGACGCCATCGGTCCGCTCGTGCGGCGGTTTCGCGTGGGCCAGCGCGTGACGGTGCCGTTCGTGTGCGCGTGCGGCGAATGCCCGGAGTGCGACAGCGGCAACGGCCAGGTGTGCCGCAACCAGACCCAGCCGGGATTCACCCACTGGGGTTCGTACGCCGAGCGGGTGGCCCTGCACCACGCCGACTTCAACCTCGTGGCGGTGCCCGACGACCTCGACGCTGGCGCGGCCGCCCTGCTCGGATGCCGTTTCGCCACGTCGTACCGCGGTCTCGTTCACCAGGCCCGTCTGCAGGCCGACGAAACCCTCGTGGTCGTGGGTTGCGGCGGCGTTGGTCTGTCCGCGGTAATGATCGGCCGGGCCCTCGGCTCCACCGTGATCGCCGTCGACATCAGCTCTGCCGCGCTCGAGGCGGCGACCCGGGTGGGCGCGACTCACACCGTGAACTCCGCCGGGCTCGATGACGCCGACGTGATCGAACGCATCCGCGAACTCACCCCGGAGGGCGCGGGGGCCGAGGTCACCGTCGAGGCGCTCGGCCACGCCAACACGGTGAGCATCGCCATCCGCTCGCTGGCGATTCGTGGGCGGCACGTGCAGATCGGCCTGCTGGACGAGGACCCGCGCCTTCCCCTCGGCTTGGTGATCGCGCGCGAGCTCACCATTCTGGGCAGCCACGGCATGCCGACCAGGGACTATCCCGCCCTGCTCGGCCTCGTGGTGAACGGTCGCTTGCGCCCGCAAGACCTGATCACACGCCGAATCCCACTATCGGAGGCACCCGAGGCCCTCGCCGCCATGTCGAGTCCCACCGCGGACGCCGGCGTCACCCTGATCGAGGTCGCGCCCGCCACCTGA
- a CDS encoding SRPBCC family protein, protein MGRQFEVVFEGEFPGTPEQVWEAITTQTAAWLFPSEGMEGTDLVSERPTHRVNRMDGPDGWFNQLDQVIEERPDGRSFMRWVHSGVSQDDRDPENIAVNLHTAFYMHTLAEYLEHFVGRPAVFADIQGPEASTAPESFEIVRAALGIDVGTVAGDSTYVALPGEPAPGAFVDYTSEHFIGLRTNDALYRFFGRNAFGGPVGITVHHFGGAEPILIEHEWHEWILDLFT, encoded by the coding sequence ATGGGCAGGCAATTCGAGGTCGTTTTCGAGGGAGAGTTTCCCGGCACGCCGGAGCAGGTGTGGGAGGCCATCACCACGCAGACGGCAGCGTGGCTCTTCCCGTCGGAGGGGATGGAGGGTACCGACCTCGTCTCCGAGCGTCCGACGCACCGAGTCAACCGCATGGACGGGCCGGATGGATGGTTCAACCAGCTTGATCAGGTCATTGAGGAGCGTCCCGACGGTCGCTCGTTCATGCGTTGGGTGCACAGCGGCGTCTCACAGGACGACCGTGATCCCGAGAACATCGCTGTGAATCTTCACACGGCCTTCTACATGCACACGCTCGCGGAGTACCTCGAACACTTTGTGGGCCGCCCCGCGGTCTTCGCGGACATTCAGGGGCCGGAGGCGTCGACGGCGCCGGAGTCCTTCGAGATTGTGCGTGCCGCACTCGGCATTGACGTCGGCACGGTAGCGGGTGATTCCACGTATGTGGCCCTTCCCGGTGAGCCGGCTCCCGGGGCCTTCGTCGACTACACCAGCGAGCACTTCATCGGCCTTCGAACGAACGACGCCCTCTACCGCTTCTTCGGACGCAACGCCTTCGGCGGCCCCGTCGGCATCACCGTGCACCACTTTGGCGGAGCCGAGCCGATCCTGATCGAGCACGAATGGCACGAATGGATCCTCGACCTGTTCACGTAG
- a CDS encoding protoporphyrinogen/coproporphyrinogen oxidase encodes MQDVVVIGGGIAGLVAARACARLGLGVTIIEAADAVGGPVAGHEIAGLRLDSGAESFAVRGGTVAAFVEELGLTEEIVAPNPAGAWLHLPALKADQGSVSVPLPQAGVLGIPGSPLAEDVRRVIGWGGALRAYLDRLMPVLTIGREHSLGDLVGKRMGRRVLERLVEPVASGVYTTSSRDLEIDVVAPGLNRALTTTGSLSGAVLALRSGAPAGSMVGGLRGGMSRLPAALLADLEHFGAVIETGRAATSLVRIDATADSEQGWAITLAPTDADSVETATDSAPDPADAERTARFVIVATQGRQALRLLAPLGVAHDALSELEWPGPTAVTLATLVLDAPELDAHPRGTGVLVAAEATDVAAKALTHVTAKWSWVAAAAGPGRHVVRLSYGRVGQANPAEGVTDEDLEALALRDASVLLGTSLSAGMVRGFARTEWRDAISPATIGAPERVTSVREALSDTPGLEVTGAWLAGTGLASVIPDALAAAGRIRQASLGL; translated from the coding sequence ATGCAAGACGTTGTGGTCATCGGCGGAGGCATCGCCGGTCTGGTCGCCGCCCGCGCCTGTGCCCGCCTCGGTCTCGGAGTCACCATTATTGAGGCGGCGGATGCCGTGGGCGGGCCGGTCGCCGGCCATGAAATCGCCGGGCTACGCCTTGACAGCGGCGCCGAGAGCTTCGCCGTGCGCGGCGGAACGGTCGCCGCATTCGTGGAGGAGCTGGGACTCACGGAGGAGATCGTGGCCCCCAACCCGGCGGGGGCGTGGCTGCACCTCCCCGCACTGAAGGCCGACCAGGGCTCGGTGAGCGTGCCACTGCCCCAGGCCGGCGTGCTCGGAATTCCCGGGTCGCCGCTCGCCGAAGACGTGCGACGCGTGATCGGCTGGGGCGGCGCGCTGCGCGCCTACCTTGACCGGCTCATGCCCGTGCTCACGATCGGGCGAGAGCACAGCCTCGGTGACCTCGTGGGCAAGCGAATGGGACGCCGGGTGCTCGAACGCCTCGTGGAACCGGTGGCCTCCGGCGTGTATACGACGTCGAGCCGCGACCTGGAGATCGACGTGGTCGCTCCAGGGCTCAACCGCGCGCTCACCACCACCGGCTCGCTCTCCGGTGCCGTGCTGGCCCTGCGTTCCGGCGCCCCGGCCGGTTCAATGGTGGGTGGACTACGCGGCGGCATGTCGCGACTGCCCGCAGCGCTCCTCGCCGACCTCGAACACTTCGGTGCCGTTATCGAGACCGGCCGCGCGGCCACGAGTCTCGTGCGTATTGACGCCACGGCCGATTCTGAGCAGGGCTGGGCGATCACCCTCGCTCCAACCGACGCTGATTCCGTCGAAACGGCGACCGACTCTGCCCCTGACCCTGCGGACGCCGAGCGCACGGCGCGCTTCGTGATTGTGGCGACGCAGGGCCGGCAAGCACTTCGACTGCTGGCGCCCCTCGGCGTCGCCCACGACGCGCTGAGCGAGCTGGAGTGGCCCGGTCCGACCGCCGTGACGCTCGCCACTCTCGTGCTTGACGCCCCCGAACTCGACGCTCATCCCCGGGGCACCGGTGTGCTCGTGGCCGCCGAGGCCACCGATGTCGCGGCCAAGGCGCTCACCCATGTCACCGCGAAGTGGTCATGGGTGGCGGCGGCCGCCGGACCCGGCCGACACGTCGTGCGCCTGTCGTACGGACGCGTCGGCCAAGCGAACCCCGCTGAGGGGGTGACCGACGAGGATCTCGAGGCGCTCGCGCTTCGAGATGCGTCGGTCCTTCTCGGCACCTCGCTGTCCGCTGGCATGGTGCGCGGCTTTGCGCGCACCGAATGGCGTGACGCCATCTCGCCCGCCACGATCGGAGCGCCCGAACGAGTCACGAGCGTGCGCGAGGCTCTTTCCGACACTCCCGGGCTCGAGGTCACGGGTGCCTGGCTCGCCGGAACCGGCCTGGCCTCGGTGATTCCGGATGCCCTCGCAGCGGCGGGCCGCATTCGACAGGCTTCGCTGGGCCTCTGA
- the hemE gene encoding uroporphyrinogen decarboxylase, giving the protein MELMILDAQHPLSSGVTADSRLIRAYQGARPDVTPVWFMRQAGRSLPEYRELRVGTRMLDACLDPKLASEITLQPVRRHSVDAGIFFSDIVVPLKLVGVDVEIVPGKGPVLGKAVRTKADVQELTALDPAVLDDALAPIREAVSLTVAQLGSTPLIGFAGAPFTLAAYLVEGGPSKDHLHARALMHSDPEAWQQLMAWTADVTGRFLRAQVVAGASAAQLFDSWAGALSLADYAASVAPASAAAIAHVRDLGYTEHRVGADAVERNVPIVHFGVGTSELLKEMHNIGADVVGVDYRLPLDEASRRLGGVVPVQGNVDPALLTAPWPVLEAHVRDVLERGRAAPAHVLNLGHGVPPETDPDVLTRLVSLVHSVSAES; this is encoded by the coding sequence ATGGAGTTGATGATCCTCGACGCGCAGCACCCTCTGTCCTCCGGCGTCACCGCCGACTCCCGCCTGATTCGGGCCTATCAGGGCGCTCGCCCCGACGTGACGCCCGTGTGGTTCATGCGTCAGGCCGGCCGTTCCTTGCCCGAATACCGCGAGCTGCGCGTGGGCACGCGCATGCTCGACGCGTGCCTCGACCCCAAGCTCGCGAGCGAAATCACGCTGCAGCCCGTGCGTCGCCACAGCGTGGACGCCGGCATCTTCTTCAGCGACATTGTTGTTCCCCTCAAGCTCGTGGGTGTCGACGTTGAAATTGTGCCGGGCAAGGGCCCCGTGCTCGGCAAGGCCGTGCGAACGAAAGCGGATGTCCAGGAGCTGACCGCCCTCGATCCCGCTGTTCTCGACGACGCGCTCGCACCCATCAGGGAGGCCGTCAGCCTCACCGTGGCACAGCTCGGTTCCACTCCCCTCATCGGATTCGCCGGCGCCCCGTTCACGCTCGCCGCCTACCTCGTGGAGGGTGGCCCGTCGAAGGATCACCTCCACGCGCGCGCCCTCATGCACTCCGACCCGGAGGCCTGGCAGCAGCTCATGGCGTGGACCGCGGATGTCACCGGCCGTTTCTTACGCGCCCAGGTGGTTGCCGGTGCGAGTGCCGCGCAACTGTTTGACTCGTGGGCCGGAGCGTTGTCTCTTGCCGACTACGCGGCATCCGTTGCCCCCGCCTCGGCGGCCGCCATCGCCCACGTGCGCGACCTCGGGTACACCGAACACCGGGTGGGTGCCGATGCGGTGGAACGCAACGTGCCGATCGTGCACTTCGGCGTTGGTACGAGCGAACTGCTCAAGGAGATGCACAACATTGGCGCCGACGTCGTGGGCGTTGATTACCGTCTTCCCCTGGACGAGGCCAGTCGTCGCCTCGGCGGCGTCGTGCCGGTGCAGGGAAACGTTGACCCCGCCCTGCTCACGGCGCCCTGGCCCGTGCTCGAGGCCCACGTGCGCGATGTCCTCGAACGCGGGCGTGCGGCGCCGGCGCACGTGCTCAACCTCGGCCACGGCGTTCCGCCGGAGACCGACCCTGACGTGCTCACCCGCCTGGTCTCGCTCGTGCATTCCGTCAGCGCCGAGAGCTAG
- a CDS encoding glycine--tRNA ligase: protein MAAPTHLDAVIALARHRGFVFQAGEIYGGSRSAWDYGPLGVELKENIKKQWWRSMVTSRDDVVGLDSSVILPRAVWEASGHVEVFSDPLIECTSCHKRFREDHLVEEFEERKGRAPENGIDDIPCPNCGNRHIWTEPRAFSGLLKTYLGPVDDEAGMHYLRPETAQGIFVNFANVLQASRSKPPFGIGQIGKSFRNEITPGNFIFRTREFEQMEMEFFVEPGTDETWHQYWIDTRMAWYTGLGIRAENLRLFEHPAEKLSHYSKRTVDIEYRFGFVGGEFGELEGVANRGDFDLSTHAKASGKDLSYFDQTKNERWTPYVIEPAAGLTRSLMAFLVDAYHEEEVPNAKGGTDKRTVLKLDPRLAPVKAAILPLSRNERLSPMARELAARLRESWNVDFDDAGAIGRRYRRQDEIGTPYCITVDFDSLDDQAVTVRDRDTMLQERVPLAELDAYLAVRLRGA from the coding sequence ATGGCCGCCCCCACTCATCTCGACGCCGTCATCGCCCTCGCCCGCCATCGCGGGTTCGTTTTCCAGGCCGGTGAAATCTACGGTGGTTCCCGCTCGGCATGGGACTACGGGCCCCTGGGTGTTGAACTCAAAGAGAACATCAAGAAGCAGTGGTGGCGTTCGATGGTCACGAGCCGCGACGACGTGGTCGGCCTCGACTCCAGTGTGATCCTGCCTCGAGCGGTCTGGGAGGCATCCGGTCACGTTGAGGTTTTCAGTGACCCGCTGATCGAGTGCACGAGCTGCCACAAGCGTTTTCGCGAGGATCACCTCGTCGAAGAGTTCGAGGAGCGCAAGGGTCGCGCCCCCGAGAACGGTATCGATGACATTCCCTGCCCCAACTGCGGCAACCGTCACATCTGGACCGAGCCGCGCGCCTTCTCCGGCCTGCTCAAGACCTACCTCGGACCGGTCGACGACGAGGCCGGTATGCACTACCTGCGCCCCGAGACCGCGCAGGGTATCTTTGTGAACTTCGCCAACGTGCTGCAGGCCTCCCGCTCGAAGCCCCCGTTCGGCATCGGCCAGATCGGCAAGAGCTTCCGCAACGAGATCACACCAGGAAACTTCATCTTCCGCACCCGCGAGTTCGAGCAGATGGAGATGGAATTCTTCGTCGAGCCCGGCACGGACGAGACCTGGCACCAGTACTGGATCGACACCCGCATGGCCTGGTACACCGGGCTCGGCATCCGCGCCGAGAACCTTCGCCTCTTCGAACACCCCGCCGAGAAGCTCTCCCACTACTCCAAGCGCACCGTCGACATCGAGTACCGCTTCGGCTTCGTCGGCGGCGAGTTCGGCGAGCTCGAGGGGGTGGCCAACCGTGGCGACTTCGACCTGTCGACGCACGCCAAGGCATCCGGCAAGGACCTGTCGTACTTCGACCAGACGAAGAACGAGCGCTGGACGCCGTACGTGATCGAGCCGGCTGCCGGCCTCACCCGCTCGCTCATGGCCTTCCTCGTTGACGCGTACCACGAGGAAGAAGTGCCCAACGCAAAGGGCGGCACCGACAAGCGCACCGTGCTCAAGCTCGACCCGCGCCTCGCCCCGGTGAAGGCCGCGATTCTGCCGCTGTCGCGCAATGAGCGTCTCTCGCCAATGGCCCGCGAGCTCGCGGCCCGCCTGCGCGAGTCGTGGAACGTGGACTTCGACGACGCCGGTGCCATTGGGCGCCGCTACCGTCGCCAGGACGAGATCGGCACGCCGTACTGCATCACGGTGGACTTCGATTCGCTCGATGACCAGGCCGTCACCGTGCGAGACCGCGACACCATGCTGCAGGAGCGCGTTCCGCTGGCCGAGCTCGACGCGTACCTCGCGGTGCGCCTGCGCGGCGCGTAA
- a CDS encoding glutamyl-tRNA reductase: MLILLSASHKNSSFEVLEMLSVGGGGETAGHIVAKHVALSGAVIVATCNRFEAYLDLDEPYGVSPLPAVYAAIEAVSANSGVPQDTLRDTLTLVHGNGVAEHLFAVTSGLESVVVGEGEIAGQVRRSLEQARAAGTTSPELERLFQRASQTSRGVKNRTGIGSAGRSLVRLALELAESRVSDWAEARVLLVGTGRYAGASLAALRDRGAENVRVYSPSGRAQKFASSHGIDAVLAADFAGAVAGADVVVTCTLGEDHVIDAALILAGRAAVGVNSHPIDTESRAVHLCPADAAPEAPPQLIIDLGLPRNVAPNVVDVAGVELLDLETISIHAPLEELNATDEARELVGRAARKFSAVAEEQSLAPAVVALRTYIFELRDAEIARARSRGDSSEQTEQALRHLTGVLLHTPMVRARELARAGEQESYITGLDALFGVQVDLDASSSAAPAADAASADVPAAS; this comes from the coding sequence GTGCTAATTTTGTTGTCCGCCAGCCACAAGAACTCCAGCTTCGAAGTGCTGGAGATGCTGTCTGTTGGCGGCGGCGGCGAAACGGCCGGTCACATCGTCGCCAAGCACGTTGCCCTGAGCGGCGCCGTGATCGTGGCCACCTGCAACCGCTTCGAGGCCTACCTCGATCTCGATGAGCCCTACGGGGTCTCGCCTCTCCCGGCGGTCTACGCGGCCATCGAAGCGGTGAGTGCGAACAGCGGTGTTCCGCAAGATACCCTGCGCGACACCCTGACCCTGGTGCACGGCAATGGCGTTGCCGAACATCTCTTTGCGGTCACGAGCGGGCTCGAATCCGTGGTTGTGGGCGAGGGAGAGATTGCCGGGCAGGTGCGTCGATCGCTCGAGCAGGCCAGGGCCGCCGGCACCACGAGCCCCGAGCTCGAACGACTGTTTCAACGCGCCTCGCAGACGTCACGCGGCGTGAAGAACCGCACCGGTATCGGGTCGGCCGGGCGCTCCCTCGTGCGCCTCGCCCTCGAGCTCGCCGAGAGCCGGGTGAGCGACTGGGCCGAGGCCCGCGTGTTGCTCGTGGGCACCGGACGTTACGCCGGCGCTTCCCTCGCCGCCCTGCGCGATCGCGGTGCGGAGAACGTGCGCGTGTACTCGCCGTCCGGTCGCGCGCAGAAGTTCGCGTCGTCCCACGGGATCGACGCCGTGTTGGCCGCCGACTTCGCCGGCGCGGTCGCCGGCGCCGACGTCGTGGTCACCTGCACGCTCGGTGAGGACCATGTCATCGACGCCGCCCTCATCCTGGCCGGCCGCGCCGCCGTTGGTGTGAATTCCCACCCGATCGACACCGAATCCAGGGCCGTGCACCTGTGCCCGGCGGATGCTGCCCCCGAGGCCCCGCCGCAGCTCATCATTGACCTCGGACTTCCGCGGAACGTGGCCCCGAACGTTGTGGACGTGGCCGGCGTCGAGCTGCTCGACCTCGAGACCATCAGCATCCACGCGCCCCTCGAAGAGCTCAACGCCACCGATGAGGCCCGCGAGCTCGTGGGCCGTGCCGCCCGCAAGTTCTCCGCCGTCGCCGAGGAACAGAGCCTCGCCCCGGCCGTCGTGGCCCTGCGTACGTATATCTTCGAACTGCGCGACGCCGAGATCGCCAGGGCACGCAGCCGTGGTGACTCGAGCGAACAGACCGAGCAGGCGCTGCGCCACCTCACCGGCGTGCTGCTGCACACCCCCATGGTGCGCGCGCGCGAGCTGGCTAGGGCCGGCGAGCAGGAGTCCTACATCACGGGCCTTGATGCCCTCTTCGGCGTGCAGGTCGACCTCGACGCGTCGTCCTCCGCCGCCCCGGCAGCGGATGCCGCGTCCGCGGACGTTCCCGCCGCCTCCTGA